TAAGCGCACAAGCAATTAAAAATAATAATAACAAGCGAAAATTGAACATTACGGCCATAAAAGGATGACTAAGGCGCCATGAATTCAAAACTTTTACGATCACTACAGGTGTTTGTTGCAGTCACCGATAGTGGCAGCATGAGTGTAGCCGCAAGAGAGTTACACATGACGGTTTCTGCAATAAGCCAACAGCTAAGAAAGCTAGAGCAAGATATCGGTCTAAGCTTGTTTAATCGCAATACCAGAAGCTTGAGTCTGACAGAAGCTGGGCGAATTTACTACGATACTAGCAAGCGAATGCTTGAAACGGCACACGTCGCACAACAGCAGATTGAAAGTCTGCAAGACAATCCATCTGGTAAAATCAATATTATTGCGCCAGAAGGGTTTGGCGGCGGGTTGCTAAGTGAGCCTTTGCGCACTTTATGCGAAGCATTTCCCAAACTTTCTCTGTCGTTAACGCTTACCGACGAACCCAAGGATATCATCGCATCGTGCGCCGATTTGGTACTGTGTTTTGCACCTGTTTCAGACACTAATTTTAGTAGTCTAGAGCTAGCAACATGGCAACGCATTTTATGTGTATCGTCATCACATCCGTTGGCTAGTAAAACACTCATAACGCCCGAACAACTTAACGAGTATACGTACATTTCGCACCGTCATATCGATACCTATACCATGGAGCACAAACAACACGAAAGTTACGAACTCGATGCACAGCGTATTGATGTCAACTCCATGCAAACCCTAATTCAACTAACGAAAGACGGGGTGGGTTATGCGGTGTTACCAGAACCAGAGATCCGTCACCTTCTTAAATCAGGTGAAATGAAACAACTGTTTTGTGACTGGCAATTGCCGGATTACACCGTGTATGCCGTTACACCAAAAAGAGACCTTGTCCCTAAAAAGATAAGCGCAGCAATTACCTGCTTACAAGAGTTGTTTGAGCAGATATAAAAAAGGCAGCCAGTGGCTGCCTTTTTATTAGCTTGTGCATGAAAATTAGAAGCGTGTATTTAGCTGTACGCTAAGAATATGAGCAGTTGCTGACTGAGTACCAGAAAAGTTAGTCGTAAAGTCAGTGCCTGGTAGAACGTTACTTAAAATCGTTCTGTCTTTGTCGATTTTCGCTTCGCGGCCATCAATAAACACGTACGCTACATCAATTGAAGTGTCGTCACTCATCGTATACGTCAAACCACCAGAGAACCACTGGCGGTCAGTATCAGGAATACTTAAAGAGCGATTCTCTACTGACACCACACCATCGTCATACGCATAGCCAGCACGAAGTGTAATCTCGTCATTCAAGGCATAAGTCACACCGATAGCCGCACGCCAAGAGTCGTCGAAGTTCTCTTCTTTAATAAGGAAGTCAACGCCATCTTCTAGGTTAGCTTCAAGCTTTTCAAATGTGCTCCAATCTGTGAACACCACGCTTGCTTGTACAGACCACTGGCTATCAATTTTTTGATCAATAGCTAATTCAGTCGTTGCCGCAAGGTTTAAATCTAGGCTACCAGGCTGATTAAGGTTAATAGGGAAAATAGGTGTTTGTGATGACACCGCACCTTCCAGCTCAAGCTTAGTTTCTGCGCGGTATGAAAGCGCAATATTTGTCATATCAGTTGGCTGCCAGAAAATACCTGCATTCCAGCCGTAGCCCCAATCATCCCCTTCCATGCTAAATAGTGAAGCACCTGGGGTAAGTGTTGGTAGGGTAATGCCTAATGCTTCTGCTGTCGGCGCTAAGCCAGCAACTGTGCCTGCTAGTGTATTGGATACGCCAGAGCCAATCTCAGCTTCTGCATAGGTAATGTTTAAACCAAAGCCAACCATAAGCTGCTTGTTTACTTTGTAAGAAACAGCAGGGTTTAACGTTACCGTTTTTACTTCTGCCGTGTCAGCGAAATGAAGCGCTCCAAAATCATCTGAGTAGTCTGAACGAAGACCGTAGGTTGTAAATACGCCTACACCAGCAGAGAGCTTGTCATTAATAGGAGAAACATAGAAAAAGCTTGGCACAATTGCTGTATCAGCGATGTTGTCTTCCGCTGCTGGGCTTGCGCTTACTACTGTGTCACCTAGGTTGTATGTTACTGCACCATCGATATCTACATTTGGGTCAATAAAGCTTGCAGATGCACTGAATTCAGCTTCTTTAAATACACCAATAGCAGCGGGGTTAGTTGCAAGAATAGAGGCATTCTCTGGCTTAGCCGCTTGGCCGGCCATAGCGCGACCAAGGCCATTTGCACTGTGTTCATTAACTTGAAAACCAGCAGCTAGCGCAGATGAAGAGGCTAAAGTAGCTAGCGCTAAGCATACTGAGGCACGTAAAGAAAACTGTTGCTTCATAAAATACTCATAGT
The DNA window shown above is from Alteromonas sp. KC3 and carries:
- a CDS encoding LysR family transcriptional regulator, whose product is MNSKLLRSLQVFVAVTDSGSMSVAARELHMTVSAISQQLRKLEQDIGLSLFNRNTRSLSLTEAGRIYYDTSKRMLETAHVAQQQIESLQDNPSGKINIIAPEGFGGGLLSEPLRTLCEAFPKLSLSLTLTDEPKDIIASCADLVLCFAPVSDTNFSSLELATWQRILCVSSSHPLASKTLITPEQLNEYTYISHRHIDTYTMEHKQHESYELDAQRIDVNSMQTLIQLTKDGVGYAVLPEPEIRHLLKSGEMKQLFCDWQLPDYTVYAVTPKRDLVPKKISAAITCLQELFEQI
- a CDS encoding OmpP1/FadL family transporter; this translates as MKQQFSLRASVCLALATLASSSALAAGFQVNEHSANGLGRAMAGQAAKPENASILATNPAAIGVFKEAEFSASASFIDPNVDIDGAVTYNLGDTVVSASPAAEDNIADTAIVPSFFYVSPINDKLSAGVGVFTTYGLRSDYSDDFGALHFADTAEVKTVTLNPAVSYKVNKQLMVGFGLNITYAEAEIGSGVSNTLAGTVAGLAPTAEALGITLPTLTPGASLFSMEGDDWGYGWNAGIFWQPTDMTNIALSYRAETKLELEGAVSSQTPIFPINLNQPGSLDLNLAATTELAIDQKIDSQWSVQASVVFTDWSTFEKLEANLEDGVDFLIKEENFDDSWRAAIGVTYALNDEITLRAGYAYDDGVVSVENRSLSIPDTDRQWFSGGLTYTMSDDTSIDVAYVFIDGREAKIDKDRTILSNVLPGTDFTTNFSGTQSATAHILSVQLNTRF